From a region of the Verrucomicrobiales bacterium genome:
- a CDS encoding SDR family oxidoreductase produces the protein MSRNENPVGLVVGGSGGIGSALAARLVRSGWQVIIAARDEGRLQLAAADSGAITRTVDARNSAEVDSLVQSVTDEFGRLDGAVNCVGSILLKPAHLVSDQEFTDTITINLLTAFYLLRASARVMMKQSEGGSIVLCSSVAAQRGLINHEAIAAAKAGVEGLALASAASYARFGIRVNCVAPGLTRTNLTRTFTQHESVAKASAALHPLGRIGEGSEVASAIQWLLDREQSWVTGQVIGIDGGLGHLQARG, from the coding sequence GTGCGCAGCGGTTGGCAGGTCATCATCGCCGCTCGCGACGAAGGTCGGCTGCAATTAGCTGCTGCGGATTCGGGAGCCATCACACGGACCGTGGATGCCCGGAACAGCGCTGAGGTCGACAGTTTGGTCCAATCCGTAACCGATGAATTCGGCCGACTCGATGGCGCCGTGAACTGCGTTGGATCCATCCTCCTGAAGCCCGCCCATCTCGTCAGCGATCAAGAGTTCACCGATACAATCACCATCAACCTCCTGACCGCATTTTATCTCCTGCGGGCTTCGGCTCGAGTCATGATGAAACAATCCGAGGGAGGAAGCATCGTCCTCTGTTCCTCCGTTGCCGCCCAGCGCGGGCTAATCAACCATGAGGCCATCGCAGCAGCCAAGGCGGGTGTCGAGGGATTGGCACTCGCCAGCGCAGCGAGCTATGCCCGGTTTGGGATTCGCGTGAACTGCGTCGCTCCGGGACTCACCCGCACCAACCTCACCCGGACCTTCACACAACACGAGTCCGTCGCCAAAGCCTCCGCGGCCCTACATCCCCTGGGCAGGATTGGAGAAGGGTCTGAAGTCGCCTCGGCCATTCAGTGGCTGCTCGACCGTGAACAGAGCTGGGTTACCGGCCAAGTGATCGGCATCGATGGCGGACTCGGACATCTCCAAGCCCGAGGCTGA